GCTATGGTGGTGTTGGAGCAGCCGAAGAAGCTGCAGACGATCATCACGGACAAATGGGAGATTTTCGAAGACGATTATCGGTGTTTCGATAGAAAAGACAAATGGGAGATTTTCGAAGACgaatatcatcaaaatcatctgCCTCTTATAACAATGAACCAACCAGTTTACATCACTTATACAATGCCAGATTTGATTACATTCTAGTGGTCGTTACAACAATCTGGATAAggttaatttttgtttggttctgtACATAAACACTTTTTTACCTGTTGTATCTGAGTAAATTCAAAAAGAGGTACATTTTGAGATACATACCGATGTTTGATTCCGAGTTCAGATCATATCTAAACATACACAAAATATGAATCGATATCTAAACTGTAGGACAAAACccacaacaacaagaacaacaacaaaaagggATTTTCGACAAAAGAGAGGCTCagacttttttatttatctgatGGTGACGAACTTATTGGTTCCATGTTTAGCCCAATGAGACTTCAAATCAATAGGGtttgagaaatcaaaaccatcaGAAGAGAGTTTCTCAAGAACCTTCCTAAAAGCACCTTGGCTCATTTTCCTTCCAGCAATCCTCGCACCACGCCTTTTAGTATTAACCGGTAAAGGGTACATCGAAACATTAGTGGTACAACAAGCAGACTGCCATCCCCCGCAACCCCATCGGTAACACTGTTGAGGCATTCCGGTACACGAGCAAACCGGAACTGGTAAACCTCCAATATCCATAGAAACACCATTTATCACCATCTCTATACACTTCCTCAACAAAGgacttctctctctttgtacTCTTGGCATATTGTTATCcttgagcttcttctctttcttcacctTAGGAACACCACCTCTCTGCCCACCACTACAATGCCTTCTCTTGACAGACTCATCAACCTCAGTCACCACCTCGGGCTGCAAAAGCTGCATCGACTGAGTCATCCTAGAAACTTCAGGAACATTGCTGAAGAACTTGCTATCTTTGTGCTGGTTTAACCAACTATAACTCATGAATGGTGCATCAGAGACAGTGTAATCACGCGGATACGACACAACACTGCTGCTACCGCCACCATAGACATTGGAAGGTGTTATGAAGTTTAGATTCTGACTATGAGGGGAGAGAAATGGCTTCTCGTTTCGGTCTAAGATACTTGGAATTagttgaaaccctagatttggTCTGAATTGTGACGGCTCGTAATAACCCCAATTTCGATTATTcaatccatcttcttccatcATAATCAAACTACActgtaaagaaacaaacaaaaacacacatttttgGTCATAAAGATCAttcctttatatatatgtacaatcTAATCAACCATCTCTGTTCTAGTAACATTCCAAATTCTGAATCAATCCTCGAAAGAACACAACTTTGTAAATGGGTTTATgtctttttaacaaaatcgAAGTCTAGGAACCAATGTAAGAgttaaaacataacaaaattgGTCAGATTCgtttattagggttttcgaaATCTGACATTTTTCTAGGcaatgaagaaacagaggaataaATGTAACAGTAGAAGATATACGTCATCaatggagaaaaagagaagtaagAGTACAAATACGAAATACTTTAAGAAATGGAGAGAGGAAACTTACCGAGGATGGTGAATTCgatctttttgtgtgttttttgcCTTTTGAGAGAGATAAAGGGGACGGTGGAAGATAGATGGTAGAAAAGATGAGTTTTATactattttagtattttaatatgtttgcaaaaataatactattaatATTACAGCAAAAACAAGTAatataaacattattaatGCATTACGAAAgtatttcaccaaaaaaaaaaatgcattacGAAAGTACGAACATTATTAATTCAAATTGTGGTGACAAAATTccgtaaaaaaaattgtttcgacaaattttgtaattacaTTCAAAAATGCGTTAAGAAAATACATTGGTAGCcaaaatttatattgtttcgacaaatttttgtaattacaATCAAAAATGCGTTAAGAAAATACATTGGTAgccaaaatttaatttttcgATTAgcaaatcatttattttattagaacAATAAAATCgatggtcttaaaaaataaataagaagataagaaaattatattcttACTAGATTATGTTGGTTTGCTGTTGTAATTGTCATTTCTCACTGTAGTAGAACTCTGTTTCAGCAATATCTTTAGCTATGGTAAGCATATTTGTCTATTATTTATCACTGTTTAAGCGTAATTTTGACAGTGATAATCGAAAATGTAACAAGGCATGAGGCTTGGCTGAAAATGCCgaatttcaattttcagtaatatattcaaattttatattttcataaagaccatatttggtttttataagCTCTTGGTTAGacttttcaaaacaaaaaatatatccTCTTGAAAAGCATACTATAATGACGATCCTTACAAATgtattcttaaatttttgttttaagttttgattaAGGAAAGCTAATGATTTTTCTCTAtgttatatatgtgtgttgACTTCTTTTGACGTGAAATGTTTGTAACGAAAGCAATAAGGCCGATGGCAAATCACTATCAATCATAAAAATGGTATGGCCAAAGCAAAGACTTTATGGATGTACCATAAGTTTCGAACTTTTTAGAGACTAGTACTTTCTCATAATAATCCCCCGACcatgtatatttattattaagcaaaactaaaatattaacattttataatatattgacAAAAGTATTCCTAAACATATTCCACAATGTTGTACAAGCATCGATCCCATATTCCCATTAACGCCGTTAATTACTTACTAATGCTTTGGatag
This sequence is a window from Arabidopsis thaliana chromosome 1 sequence. Protein-coding genes within it:
- the BPC3 gene encoding BASIC PENTACYSTEINE protein (basic pentacysteine 3 (BPC3); CONTAINS InterPro DOMAIN/s: GAGA binding-like (InterPro:IPR010409); BEST Arabidopsis thaliana protein match is: basic pentacysteine1 (TAIR:AT2G01930.2); Has 216 Blast hits to 216 proteins in 22 species: Archae - 0; Bacteria - 0; Metazoa - 0; Fungi - 0; Plants - 216; Viruses - 0; Other Eukaryotes - 0 (source: NCBI BLink).) — protein: MEEDGLNNRNWGYYEPSQFRPNLGFQLIPSILDRNEKPFLSPHSQNLNFITPSNVYGGGSSSVVSYPRDYTVSDAPFMSYSWLNQHKDSKFFSNVPEVSRMTQSMQLLQPEVVTEVDESVKRRHCSGGQRGGVPKVKKEKKLKDNNMPRVQRERSPLLRKCIEMVINGVSMDIGGLPVPVCSCTGMPQQCYRWGCGGWQSACCTTNVSMYPLPVNTKRRGARIAGRKMSQGAFRKVLEKLSSDGFDFSNPIDLKSHWAKHGTNKFVTIR